In Gemmatimonadota bacterium, the genomic window CGGCATCTGGAAAACAGTGGTTTTTCCCAAATAGGCCACAGCCGACACCAGCATCTTTCAATAGCCCTGGCAGATGAAATCCTTCCTTTTCTTGCATCAACAGCGTGTTGTCTCTGGAACCTGTAACGCTGGGATAACGACCCGTGAAAAATGCGACCCGTGATGCGACGCAGAGCGGAGAAGGTACGGTGCAGTTTTCAAACCTGATGGCTTCGCTGGCAAAGCGATCCAGATGAGGTGTCGCTTTGACGGGATTGCCATAGCATCCCAATGCGCGAGCGGCAAGATGCTCAATGGTGATCACCACAATGTTTTTCATCTCTTAGCTCCTATCGACTTCCTCAGACCAGGCTCTGTACAACTCCTGCAGGCGTTCCACGACTTCGGGATACTGATCAATCAGATCTTGACTCTCCGAGGGATCTTCCTTCAGGTTAAACAGGCAGGTATTCTGGAGAAGCTCTGTGCGTTCAACGATCCCATCACAGGGCTCTCGACCTCTCCTGCCACCTTTATGCAACAGTTTCCAGTCACCAGAGCGCACGGCATAACTGTCGCCCCAGCGCCAGAAGAGATCTCGCTGGTCTGCGATTTTTGTGACATCTTTTGGGATGGGTTGACCATCCAAACCTTCTGGCTGATTGATACCTGCCGCCTGTAAACAGGTCGGAAGAATATCGAGCGTTGAGATCGTCCTGTCACAGATCGTTCCAGATGCCGACTCATTTGGACGGGCGAGGATAAAGGGCACGCGAATCCCGCCCTCCCAGAGCGTAAACTTGCTCCCGGCAAGCGGCAGGTTGCAGGCACCGGTGTTCGGTGCGCCTCCGTTGTCTGAAAACATGATCACGATGGTGTTGTCGGCAAGCGATAGCTGATCCAACGTGTCCAGAAGGCGACCGATATTGTCGTCGAGGCAGTTGAGGTTCGCCAGGTAGTATCTGCGAAACTCGTCGGCATTGATCTCGCCGAGGGTGACATACCTTTTGAACCAGTCCTCATACCCGCCCATGGTCTCCGGATCGTAGTTTGGAATCTCCCTTACGCCGTGCTTGTCGAGGTATCGCTTTGGCACCTGGTGAATCAGGTGATGCACCGAGTTGTAGGAGAGCGTCACAAAGAAAGGTTCTTCCTGATGGTTCTCGAGAAAATCGATTGTCGCATCGGTGAAGATCTCCGTCAGATAACCTTCTCCAAATTCTTTGTAATCCCGGTTGTGCATGAGTGGGCCGACAACCGCGCTGTGCCCTTTTGGATCGGGCGTGCGGTCTTCGATATCTCTGGTGAGCAGAAAATAGTCGTGGCCGTGTGCCGAGAAGCCGAGAAACTCATCGTAGCCGTGGTTCAGCGGGTATTCGTGAGCCTCGTGATCGTGAAAGCCCAGGCCGTAATCGTTCTTGCCGAAACGCGCTGTGGTATAGCCGTTAGCCTTCATGATTTCGGCGATGTTCTTTTCTGTTTCAGGATGTCCGCATAAAAAGGAAGACTTCGGGTCCCAGCGCACCTGGTGCCGCCCCGTATTCCATCCAGCACGCGAAGGGCTGCATACGGGAGCTGTCACATAGGCCTGTGAAAAGAGAACGCCGCGCTCAGCAAGCCGATCCATGTTTGGCGTTTGCACGTCCGGCGCATGATGATTGAATGCAGTCAGATCGCCGTAGCCCTGATCGTCTGTAACAATGATGAGAAAATTTGGTTTTGTGCCCATAATGATCTACCCGGTAATCTTGAACCGGTTGTCGATTTTCCCAGGTAGCCGGTTTTTATTTCGTTTGAAACGCCTGGGTTTTTACCAGAATGTGGAAGAACTCAATCAAACCCGCCGAGAAGCTGCTCTCTGGTCATTACCTTGATTGGTGGCAGGTTATCGACCATTCCCGCGTCCGTGCGTCGAAGCTCATCAATGGTCCCTTGCCGAAGTTGGGCGAGCAAATCGTGGTAATCGGATTCCAAAGCGAGGTTTTCCAGTTCTTCGGGATCATTCTCGAGATCGTACATCTCTTCGATCTCCCCGGTGATGAGCCAGCGGATATATTTGTACTTTCCCGTGCACAGAGATACCCACCAGGGGATAGGAGGATTGCCTATTGGCTCGCCACAGCCGACATCGGTGTCTTCTCCAAAACAATGACCCGTACACTCCATCAGCAGCGGGCGATCCCATTCGGCGTTGGGATCGGAGAGCAATGGTGTCAGGTCCTCCCCGTGCATCTTCCAGGGTTGTTCCATGCCGATCAACGAGAGAAAGGTAGGCGGGATATCCTGGCCGCCGATTGGCACATCGCATACTGTGCCTGCGGGAATCCGTCCCGGCAGCCGCATGATCATCGGTGCTTTGATATTGGCATCATAGGGCGCCACCTTGAGTCGAAAGCCGTGCTGTCCCCAGGCAAATCCCTGGTCCGACGTAAAGACGACCAGGGTATCATCCAATTGCCCCATCTCCTTTATGGCGCCGATCACCCTGCCAACCCCTTCATCCAGGGCGCGCACGCCCCGGTTGTATTGTTGTTCCCAATCGGTGAGTGTCCGTCCATCCCGGATGCCTACCGGTTGGCCGTGATCTCCCTCGCGCCAAACACCGTAGTCCCGCATATGTGTCGCCTTGGTCGGGCGCGGCGGGTAGATGTCTTCTGGCGTGGGGACCTGGGAAACATCTGGATAATCATGGAGATGGCGGTCAGCCACTTCCCAGGGTCCGTGTACTGCGTCATAGCACAGCCAGAGGTGCCAGGGCTTATCCGGTTCCTCTGCCCGTCCGCGGAGAAATTCAAGGGCATACTCCGTGTAGTTATCGGTAGAATAGCCGCCAACCGGTTCCGGCGGTCCCCCGTTGATACTCATGCTCTGATTGACATAATAGGGCCCGTATTTCTCGGGTTGGCTGTGGTCCCAGATGGCAGAAAAATCCCAGTACCTACCGTGACCGTGATCGGGACCTGTGTGCCATTTGCCGACGATGCCTGTGTACCAACCGTTCTCACGGAGATTCTCGAGCCAGTACGGACACTGGTCTGGATCGCGGACATAGTTTGGGTAGCTCGTGGGCAGGTGCATGCTCATCACGCCATGCGGCAATTTTCCGGTCAGGTACGTAGCGCGCGAAGGCGCACACCAGGCACTGGTATAGCAGTTGGAAAAACGCATCCCCTCATGGGCGAGACGATCGATGTTTGGCGTACTGATCCACGAATGCGCCTCGGGATAGCAACTCACAGACCGAAAGCTCTGATCGTCGGTGAAGATGTATAAAATGTTGCTCGGACGGTTCAATTGATCATCGTTCATTTTGGTTCTCCGTAATCTATATGGTCAGGTAACCAGACCATGGTTCGCTTCTATTTTCTCTTGATTGCAATATGAAAATCCTATGCCAAATTGGGTCGCAAATCCGTTAGCTCAGCGTTTTACCTGGGTATAGGGGCTTGAAATATACTGCTTGTAGCCGTTAACCTCTCGTTCATGATTGCTAAAGAAATCGATCTGGGAAAACCCATCCTTTAACGGTATGGTTGCAGTCCAGGCACCCGTCTTTGCATCGCGTTCCATATCCATCCATTGGTCTTCGGGGATTTGCTCGTGCAAGAAGGGGGCGGAACCTGCCGGAGCGCGATCATAGATCCACCATATGCGTCCGTTTATCGGCTGAGGTCCTTCATTAAAACGCACGCTGACACTTAGTTTGTCCTTGGAGATTGTATAATTTGACTTCGGAGGCTGTAGCAAAGGCTCGCCACCAAAGAAGTGATGCCAGAGGAAGGCGTCTTTATTCTGTTCGTCCTTTGCCGCAGCGACATGCGGCGTTTGCGAGTGCCCACCGTTAGGTTCGTAATAGACAGGCAACTGGGGATGGTTTTGCGCTCCCCAGAGAATATCGTAGGCGAC contains:
- a CDS encoding sulfatase-like hydrolase/transferase, with the translated sequence MGTKPNFLIIVTDDQGYGDLTAFNHHAPDVQTPNMDRLAERGVLFSQAYVTAPVCSPSRAGWNTGRHQVRWDPKSSFLCGHPETEKNIAEIMKANGYTTARFGKNDYGLGFHDHEAHEYPLNHGYDEFLGFSAHGHDYFLLTRDIEDRTPDPKGHSAVVGPLMHNRDYKEFGEGYLTEIFTDATIDFLENHQEEPFFVTLSYNSVHHLIHQVPKRYLDKHGVREIPNYDPETMGGYEDWFKRYVTLGEINADEFRRYYLANLNCLDDNIGRLLDTLDQLSLADNTIVIMFSDNGGAPNTGACNLPLAGSKFTLWEGGIRVPFILARPNESASGTICDRTISTLDILPTCLQAAGINQPEGLDGQPIPKDVTKIADQRDLFWRWGDSYAVRSGDWKLLHKGGRRGREPCDGIVERTELLQNTCLFNLKEDPSESQDLIDQYPEVVERLQELYRAWSEEVDRS
- a CDS encoding sulfatase-like hydrolase/transferase, which gives rise to MNDDQLNRPSNILYIFTDDQSFRSVSCYPEAHSWISTPNIDRLAHEGMRFSNCYTSAWCAPSRATYLTGKLPHGVMSMHLPTSYPNYVRDPDQCPYWLENLRENGWYTGIVGKWHTGPDHGHGRYWDFSAIWDHSQPEKYGPYYVNQSMSINGGPPEPVGGYSTDNYTEYALEFLRGRAEEPDKPWHLWLCYDAVHGPWEVADRHLHDYPDVSQVPTPEDIYPPRPTKATHMRDYGVWREGDHGQPVGIRDGRTLTDWEQQYNRGVRALDEGVGRVIGAIKEMGQLDDTLVVFTSDQGFAWGQHGFRLKVAPYDANIKAPMIMRLPGRIPAGTVCDVPIGGQDIPPTFLSLIGMEQPWKMHGEDLTPLLSDPNAEWDRPLLMECTGHCFGEDTDVGCGEPIGNPPIPWWVSLCTGKYKYIRWLITGEIEEMYDLENDPEELENLALESDYHDLLAQLRQGTIDELRRTDAGMVDNLPPIKVMTREQLLGGFD